A stretch of Myxococcus hansupus DNA encodes these proteins:
- the trpD gene encoding anthranilate phosphoribosyltransferase has translation MTLKEALGKVVGRRDLTREEMTRVMGLMLAGEASPAQVGALATALKMKGETEDEILGAAEAMRACAAKLSPRAEVVLDTCGTGGDGAHTFNISTAVAFVAAGAGVTVAKHGNRAVSSRCGSADVLAALGVSMERPHERVARDIDEHGVGFLFAPSHHGALRHVAQARRDMGFHSVFNLLGPLTNPAGARYQLLGTFDGKRVEQTARVLGRLGSRRAWVVHGHDGLDEISPCSPTEVAELREDGTVHTFTVSPADAGLDVVPRDAIAGGDADENAHRLRALLDGERSGLRTAVLLNAAAALVVVGLAADLRDGVRKAEQAIDSGAARGKLGALIDGAAS, from the coding sequence ATGACCCTCAAGGAAGCGCTGGGCAAGGTGGTGGGCCGGCGCGACCTCACCCGCGAGGAGATGACCCGCGTCATGGGTCTGATGCTCGCCGGGGAGGCTTCGCCTGCCCAAGTGGGAGCGCTGGCGACGGCGCTGAAGATGAAGGGTGAGACGGAGGATGAAATCCTCGGCGCGGCGGAGGCCATGCGGGCCTGCGCGGCGAAGCTGTCTCCCCGTGCGGAGGTGGTGCTCGACACCTGCGGCACGGGCGGTGATGGCGCGCACACCTTCAACATCTCCACCGCGGTGGCCTTCGTGGCCGCCGGGGCGGGGGTGACGGTGGCCAAGCATGGCAACCGCGCGGTCTCCAGTCGCTGTGGCAGCGCGGACGTGCTGGCCGCGCTGGGCGTCTCCATGGAGCGTCCGCACGAGCGCGTGGCGCGGGACATCGACGAGCACGGCGTGGGCTTCCTCTTCGCGCCCTCGCACCACGGGGCCTTGCGGCACGTGGCGCAGGCGCGGCGGGACATGGGTTTCCACAGCGTGTTCAACCTGCTGGGGCCGCTGACGAACCCGGCCGGGGCGCGCTACCAGCTCCTGGGCACCTTCGACGGCAAGCGCGTGGAGCAGACGGCGCGCGTGCTGGGGCGGCTCGGCAGCCGCCGCGCGTGGGTGGTGCACGGCCACGACGGGCTGGATGAAATCTCGCCGTGCAGCCCCACCGAGGTGGCGGAGCTGCGCGAGGATGGCACGGTCCACACCTTCACCGTGTCCCCAGCGGACGCGGGGTTGGACGTGGTGCCACGTGACGCCATCGCGGGCGGTGACGCGGACGAGAACGCCCACCGGCTGCGCGCGCTGCTGGACGGCGAGCGCTCCGGCCTGCGCACCGCGGTGCTGCTCAACGCGGCGGCGGCGCTGGTCGTCGTGGGCCTGGCCGCGGACCTGCGCGACGGCGTGCGCAAGGCGGAGCAGGCCATCGACTCTGGCGCGGCGCGCGGCAAGCTGGGTGCGCTTATCGACGGGGCCGCGTCATGA